In the Geobacter sp. FeAm09 genome, one interval contains:
- a CDS encoding ExeA family protein, producing MYKAFFGFREKPFGKTPDPRFLFLSAGHEEALARLEFVLEEREMAVLTGEIGCGKTTLSRALMDRLGDGYRFCYIVNPRLTGLEFLRTTARLLDVEAPSALKDEVLEQINTVVYDSYQKGICPVIVVDEAQMISDAEVFDEIRLLTNFQLDDRNLLAVIVMGQPELRPMLASPRFEPLRQRIALNYHLEPLTLEETMEYLDFRLEKAGGMPGLFTPDAVQKIFEITGGVPRRINSLATNALLVAYGNDAALIDSAVIDEIKDELMM from the coding sequence ATGTACAAAGCCTTTTTCGGATTCCGGGAAAAGCCGTTCGGCAAGACCCCCGACCCCCGTTTTCTCTTTCTCAGCGCGGGGCACGAAGAGGCCTTGGCGCGCCTCGAATTTGTGCTGGAGGAGCGGGAGATGGCCGTCCTCACCGGCGAGATCGGCTGCGGCAAGACGACGCTCTCCCGGGCGCTGATGGACCGGCTGGGTGATGGCTACCGTTTCTGCTATATCGTCAATCCCCGCCTGACAGGGCTGGAATTCCTGCGGACCACGGCGCGCCTGCTCGACGTCGAGGCGCCGTCGGCGCTCAAGGACGAAGTGCTGGAACAGATCAATACGGTGGTCTACGACAGCTACCAGAAGGGGATCTGCCCGGTCATCGTGGTGGATGAGGCCCAGATGATCTCCGATGCGGAGGTCTTCGACGAGATCCGCCTGCTGACCAATTTCCAGTTGGACGACCGCAATCTGCTGGCGGTGATCGTCATGGGCCAGCCGGAGTTGCGTCCCATGCTGGCTTCGCCCCGTTTCGAACCCCTGCGGCAGCGGATCGCCCTCAATTACCACCTTGAGCCGCTGACGCTGGAAGAGACCATGGAATACCTGGATTTCAGGCTGGAAAAGGCCGGCGGCATGCCCGGTTTATTCACCCCCGATGCGGTTCAGAAGATCTTCGAGATTACCGGCGGCGTTCCGCGCAGGATCAACTCCCTGGCAACCAACGCCCTGCTGGTCGCTTACGGCAACGACGCCGCCCTGATCGATTCTGCGGTCATCGATGAGATTAAAGACGAACTGATGATGTAG
- a CDS encoding chemotaxis protein CheW gives MNLAKIRQKVHNREAAERAAEEERPRRDVAPSPPAGAPASPAVVAADHPPLTDTAAAALPEERLSPAPRRGRHMDPLDIILAGRAAAGCDDDLPLASEGQVAAEAEDYEEILCFRISDEIYGINIMELKEIIKPRETTEVPRAPAFIMGVISLRGVIIPVFNMRERLGLPQGDRNGRERIVIAKRGEGFTGLLVDEVIQVVRIGKDGREAAPAVLEGIDRDFVSGIGRTGAMMIILLNVASITDINIC, from the coding sequence ATGAACCTGGCAAAGATACGGCAGAAAGTCCACAACAGAGAGGCCGCCGAGCGGGCCGCCGAAGAGGAACGCCCCCGGCGGGACGTGGCGCCATCCCCGCCGGCCGGGGCACCCGCCTCTCCCGCTGTCGTTGCCGCCGACCATCCGCCCCTGACCGATACGGCAGCCGCCGCGCTTCCCGAGGAGCGGCTGAGCCCGGCGCCGCGGCGTGGCCGGCATATGGACCCGCTCGATATCATTCTGGCGGGGCGGGCAGCGGCGGGCTGCGACGACGACCTGCCGCTGGCATCCGAGGGCCAGGTGGCCGCGGAGGCGGAGGACTACGAGGAAATCCTCTGTTTCCGCATCTCCGACGAGATTTATGGCATCAATATCATGGAACTCAAGGAGATCATCAAACCCCGCGAGACGACCGAGGTCCCGCGCGCCCCGGCGTTCATCATGGGGGTGATCTCCCTGCGCGGCGTCATCATTCCCGTCTTTAACATGCGTGAGCGCCTCGGCCTCCCCCAGGGAGACCGAAACGGCCGGGAACGCATCGTGATCGCCAAGCGCGGCGAGGGCTTCACCGGCCTGCTGGTGGATGAGGTCATCCAGGTCGTGCGCATCGGAAAAGATGGGCGCGAAGCGGCTCCGGCGGTTCTCGAAGGGATCGACCGCGATTTTGTCAGCGGCATCGGCCGTACCGGTGCCATGATGATCATTCTGCTCAACGTGGCAAGCATCACCGATATCAACATCTGCTGA
- a CDS encoding chemotaxis protein CheW, with translation MKKELQNIELACFSLGDRLFAVDIMRIKEIILPQKLAGLPRESDLLEGVINLRGELIPVMDMRHRFGMPKAGEHVPGRLLIVSLQGQMLALAVDDVQEVITVLAGEIKPAPDIAEGIGMEYVLGMCLSRDQMFMILDIDSLLAPSDVRLESLRG, from the coding sequence ATGAAAAAGGAACTGCAGAACATCGAGCTGGCATGTTTCAGCCTGGGGGACAGGCTCTTTGCGGTGGACATCATGCGCATCAAGGAGATCATCCTGCCCCAGAAACTTGCCGGCCTGCCCCGGGAGTCGGACCTGCTGGAGGGGGTCATCAACCTGCGCGGCGAATTGATTCCGGTCATGGACATGCGACATCGCTTCGGCATGCCGAAAGCCGGCGAACACGTTCCGGGCCGGCTTCTGATCGTCTCCCTTCAGGGACAGATGCTGGCGTTGGCGGTGGATGACGTGCAGGAGGTCATCACCGTTTTGGCCGGCGAGATCAAGCCCGCTCCCGATATAGCGGAAGGGATCGGCATGGAGTACGTCCTGGGGATGTGTCTTTCACGCGACCAGATGTTCATGATCCTCGACATCGATTCCCTGCTCGCCCCATCCGATGTTCGCCTGGAGTCGTTACGTGGATAG
- a CDS encoding HEAT repeat domain-containing protein: MDSREEIRNALKSADEELRRAAVASLRGRDAAEVCEFVFTAMGDDSWRVRKEAVNVFVAAHPSGDLIAGLLELLRDEDNAGLRNSAAEALVMLGARAARQLKALAGDPDAGVRKFVVDVMGGIGSAVFVPDLLAALHDPDMNVSAAAAEHLGTIGDPGAVPELLAAIAAHESPFFRFSALSALGKLGTPGPVPEEVKGLVGQEIFGKVLYDCLGSIGDHTAAPILLEGLLSGQKSARCAAVKAFNRILLRSGATERHHLHGVVRRLSGSAAVPAFMELLDVEGQDTALAEAVTNLLGIMGDVRAAAPLLAAYLSERLSSPALTALSALGPAGMDALRQIYPAAEEKACAAICTLFGELGYHGGDDLIRAALQDPSPAVRRAAVRAAGQRGLSDCIPEIIGLLHEADDDFSGAIISSLQVLARKDNHPVRAVARQLADSEQPQRRRDAALLFAALRDGDCLSRLAKDEDPSVRQASVAAIGKLHLPSLHGVLQIALVDETPEVRMVAADALGESGSADALEPLRLALRDDDSRVQCAALKSMARLEPGTILDVIGSLLPTAGGLLMITCLEVLESSGSGAALDLVETVLDNEDEELVKLALAILSRHDRERILRNAERLFAHHHAGIRYDTAAALAGLPGQQQRTVLKAALEREGNNLVRDLMKRLLKGVA; the protein is encoded by the coding sequence GTGGATAGCCGGGAAGAGATACGCAACGCCCTTAAATCCGCCGACGAAGAGTTGCGCCGTGCGGCCGTCGCTTCCCTGCGCGGCAGGGATGCGGCGGAGGTGTGCGAGTTTGTTTTCACCGCCATGGGCGACGACAGTTGGCGGGTGCGCAAGGAAGCGGTCAACGTCTTTGTGGCGGCGCACCCCTCCGGCGATCTGATCGCCGGACTGCTGGAACTGCTGCGCGACGAGGACAATGCCGGACTGAGAAATTCCGCCGCCGAGGCGCTCGTCATGCTCGGAGCGCGGGCGGCCCGCCAGTTGAAAGCGCTTGCCGGCGATCCCGATGCCGGCGTGCGGAAGTTTGTGGTCGATGTCATGGGGGGAATAGGCAGCGCAGTGTTCGTCCCGGACCTCCTTGCCGCCCTCCATGACCCGGATATGAACGTTTCCGCCGCTGCCGCCGAACATCTGGGCACCATCGGCGACCCCGGAGCGGTGCCGGAACTGCTCGCGGCGATCGCCGCCCATGAAAGCCCCTTCTTCCGCTTCAGCGCCCTGTCGGCCCTGGGAAAGCTGGGAACCCCCGGACCGGTGCCGGAGGAGGTCAAGGGCCTTGTCGGGCAGGAGATTTTCGGCAAGGTGCTCTACGATTGCCTCGGGAGCATCGGCGACCATACGGCCGCGCCCATCCTCCTGGAGGGGCTCCTTTCCGGCCAGAAAAGCGCCCGCTGCGCTGCCGTCAAGGCCTTCAACCGCATCCTGCTGCGTTCCGGCGCTACTGAGCGCCACCACCTTCACGGGGTGGTGCGCCGCTTGTCGGGCAGCGCTGCCGTGCCGGCCTTCATGGAACTGCTGGATGTGGAAGGGCAGGATACCGCCCTGGCGGAGGCGGTGACGAACCTTTTGGGGATCATGGGCGACGTGCGGGCCGCTGCGCCGCTTTTGGCCGCCTATCTCTCCGAGCGGCTTTCGAGCCCGGCGCTCACAGCCCTTTCCGCCCTCGGCCCCGCCGGTATGGATGCCCTGCGGCAAATCTATCCCGCCGCCGAAGAAAAGGCGTGCGCGGCCATCTGCACACTGTTCGGGGAGCTGGGCTACCACGGGGGAGACGACCTGATCCGCGCGGCGCTGCAGGACCCTTCGCCGGCGGTGCGCAGGGCTGCCGTACGGGCCGCCGGTCAGCGGGGGCTGTCGGACTGCATCCCGGAGATCATCGGCTTGCTCCATGAGGCGGACGATGATTTCAGCGGCGCGATCATCTCCTCGCTTCAGGTTCTTGCCCGGAAGGACAACCATCCCGTCCGGGCGGTTGCGCGTCAACTGGCCGATTCCGAACAGCCGCAACGCCGTCGCGATGCCGCCCTGCTCTTTGCCGCCCTCCGTGACGGCGACTGCCTGTCGCGGCTTGCCAAGGACGAGGACCCTTCCGTTCGGCAAGCCTCGGTGGCCGCCATTGGGAAACTGCACCTCCCCTCCTTGCACGGGGTGCTGCAGATCGCCCTGGTGGACGAAACCCCGGAAGTGCGTATGGTCGCTGCCGATGCCTTGGGAGAATCGGGGAGCGCCGATGCCCTCGAACCCTTGCGCCTGGCCCTGCGCGATGACGACTCCCGGGTGCAGTGCGCGGCCCTGAAGAGTATGGCCCGCCTGGAACCGGGGACCATTCTCGACGTGATCGGCTCCCTGCTCCCCACTGCCGGCGGGCTGCTCATGATCACCTGCCTCGAGGTGCTCGAATCGTCGGGCAGCGGCGCCGCCCTGGACCTGGTGGAGACGGTGCTCGACAACGAGGATGAAGAATTGGTCAAATTGGCGCTCGCCATCCTCTCCCGCCACGACCGGGAGCGCATCCTGCGGAATGCCGAACGGCTTTTCGCCCATCACCATGCCGGCATCAGGTATGACACGGCGGCGGCCCTGGCGGGGCTTCCCGGCCAGCAGCAGCGGACTGTTCTGAAGGCGGCCCTTGAAAGGGAAGGGAACAACCTGGTCAGGGACCTGATGAAACGCCTGTTGAAGGGGGTCGCATGA
- a CDS encoding protein-glutamate O-methyltransferase CheR, with amino-acid sequence MTLSLDTGQTMSDDEFRIIRDSIYSHCGIFFDDDSKYLLEKRLARRLPALSLNNFREYYHFLKYDRNKDQEMMDIMDVLTTNETYFFRESFQLSAFTDEVIPELISVKSARGDRTLRIWSAGCSTGEEPYTIAMLLRDMPGLRGWKVEIIGTDISQRVLQHARRGVYTKSSFRATEERYIKRFFYEYDGGLKVTDDIREMVTISHLNLFDKIRMMMLGKMDLIFCRNVIIYFDLAAKKRVVEEFHRSLNDGGFLLLGHSESLMNVTTLFTLRHFKNDMIYQRPERSALGGGS; translated from the coding sequence ATGACCTTGTCCCTGGACACAGGACAGACCATGTCCGATGACGAGTTCCGGATCATACGGGACAGCATCTACAGTCATTGCGGCATTTTTTTCGACGACGACTCGAAATACCTGCTGGAGAAGCGCCTTGCCCGCCGCCTGCCCGCCCTGAGCCTGAACAATTTCCGCGAGTATTATCATTTTTTGAAATACGACCGGAACAAGGACCAGGAGATGATGGACATCATGGATGTCCTCACGACCAACGAGACCTATTTTTTCCGGGAATCGTTCCAGCTTTCCGCTTTTACGGACGAAGTCATCCCGGAACTCATCAGCGTCAAGTCGGCCCGGGGGGATCGCACGCTGCGCATCTGGAGCGCCGGCTGTTCCACGGGTGAAGAACCCTATACCATCGCCATGCTGCTGCGGGACATGCCCGGCCTGCGGGGGTGGAAGGTGGAGATCATCGGCACCGACATCAGCCAGCGGGTTCTGCAACACGCCCGGCGGGGGGTCTACACGAAATCGTCGTTTCGGGCGACCGAAGAGCGCTACATCAAACGGTTTTTCTACGAATACGACGGCGGGCTCAAGGTGACGGACGATATCCGCGAAATGGTCACCATCAGCCACCTCAACCTCTTCGACAAGATCCGCATGATGATGCTCGGCAAGATGGACCTCATTTTCTGCCGCAACGTGATCATCTATTTCGACCTGGCCGCCAAGAAGAGGGTCGTCGAAGAGTTTCATCGTTCCCTCAACGATGGCGGTTTCCTGCTGCTGGGGCATTCCGAGTCGCTCATGAACGTCACCACGCTTTTTACGCTCCGCCACTTCAAAAATGATATGATCTATCAGAGGCCGGAGCGTTCTGCATTGGGAGGCGGGTCATGA
- a CDS encoding chemotaxis response regulator protein-glutamate methylesterase has translation MRRLKVLVVDDSAFSRRTITRMLEGLECVEVVGYATNGEEGVHKVATLKPDLVTLDLEMPKMDGFTLLRILTVRYSTPVIVVSALSSADKVFKALELGALDFVAKPSSGASNDLLLIREDLQQKVLQFVSLGVPRLKQPHLPSHERAREGAGAAVPGVAGQSPFDLVAIGASTGGPPALQFLFSAFERAYPFAVVVAQHMPSGFTHAFAERLNRASLFEVKEAADGDLVIPGRALIAPGGSNLVLEVRDGRTVARVVPPTDADRYVPSVDVMLESCAAIYKKRMIAVILTGMGNDGTRGVRKVKEQGGFVIAESDETAVVYGMPREAAATGLVDRIVPMQCVHREILAKGSFS, from the coding sequence ATGAGGCGGCTCAAGGTGCTGGTGGTGGACGATTCCGCTTTCAGCAGGCGCACCATCACCAGGATGCTCGAAGGGCTCGAGTGCGTCGAGGTGGTCGGTTATGCGACCAACGGCGAGGAAGGGGTCCACAAGGTGGCGACCCTGAAGCCGGACCTGGTCACCCTGGACCTTGAAATGCCGAAGATGGACGGCTTTACGCTGCTGCGCATCCTGACGGTCCGGTACTCGACCCCGGTAATTGTCGTGAGCGCCCTGAGCAGCGCCGACAAGGTGTTCAAGGCCCTGGAACTGGGCGCCCTGGATTTCGTGGCCAAGCCTTCCAGCGGGGCCTCCAACGACCTCTTGCTCATCAGGGAGGACCTGCAGCAGAAGGTGCTCCAGTTCGTCAGCCTGGGAGTGCCCCGGCTGAAGCAGCCGCACCTGCCGTCCCACGAAAGAGCGCGGGAAGGCGCGGGAGCGGCGGTGCCCGGCGTTGCGGGCCAATCCCCCTTCGATCTCGTCGCCATCGGCGCCTCGACCGGAGGGCCGCCGGCACTGCAATTTCTCTTCTCCGCATTCGAGCGGGCGTACCCCTTTGCCGTGGTGGTTGCCCAGCACATGCCGTCCGGTTTTACCCACGCCTTTGCCGAGCGCCTGAACCGCGCCTCCCTGTTCGAAGTGAAGGAGGCGGCGGATGGCGACCTGGTCATCCCGGGCCGGGCGCTGATAGCGCCCGGAGGTTCGAACCTTGTGCTGGAGGTGCGGGACGGCCGGACGGTGGCGCGGGTCGTTCCCCCCACGGACGCCGACCGGTATGTGCCGTCGGTGGACGTCATGCTGGAGTCCTGCGCCGCTATCTACAAAAAGCGCATGATAGCCGTTATCCTGACCGGCATGGGGAACGACGGCACCAGGGGCGTCCGCAAGGTCAAGGAGCAGGGGGGCTTCGTGATCGCCGAATCCGATGAAACGGCCGTCGTCTACGGCATGCCGCGCGAAGCGGCCGCGACCGGCCTGGTGGACAGGATCGTTCCCATGCAGTGCGTCCACCGGGAAATCCTGGCCAAAGGCTCGTTTTCCTGA